The DNA region ACTGCTTGCTTTCGCTGTTACAGACTCGAGCTTCGTGCCGCCGCTGGTGTACGCGCTGATGGGGAGCTCCAAGGACCTGGCCGTGGGGACCGTGGCGGTGGCGTCGCTGCTCATCGGCTCCATGCTCAGCAGCGAGGTGTCCCCGACGGAGAACCCGGCGCTGTACCTGCACCTCGCCTTAACCGCCACCTTCTTCGCCGGCGTCTTCCAGgcctcgctcggcctcctcagGTATGTTACTACGACAACATAGCGTACTGTACTGCATCTCATGGCCTGGACGATTAAGCTTATTACGCCAGCCTCTCTAGCTCACCTCCTAGTGCAATTGGTAAAAAGAAAGGCGCGGCAAAAATTAAAAGTGCAGTAGCTACCTTGTTCAGACAGAGTCAGTTTCTAGAGTAACCATTCTAGTATACCACTCACTCTGTCTCTAGCACAGAGTAAACTATAGTTAGTTAACTGATGGTATGGTAGGTTCTTAGGCAAGATTAGAAATTTAGGGCGTGCTAATAAGCTTTTAGGTGAAACCAAACAACTGCAGACTAATTAATCTTTGCACGCATGCGCGTGATGGGCTTGCAACAACAGGTTGGGCTTCATCGTGGACTTCCTGTCGCACGCGACGATCGTGGGGTTCATGGGCGGTGCGGCGACGGTGGTGTGCCTCCAGCAGCTCAAGGGCATCCTGGGCCTCGAGCGCTTCACCACCTCCACCGACGTCGTCTCCGTCATGGACTCCGTCTTCTCCCAGACACACCAGGTACTTACCACACGCCGCTGCTAGCCGATCGACGATCGCCTAGCTTATCAAGCAACCAGCTCCCAGACAATTAAGCAGCTGGACAATTAAGCACGCACGGTACACGGATGGACCACGCACCATGCGTGTGTGGCCATGTGCACGacacgccggcgacggcgacggcgacggcggcggcgcacgagCCTCTGGAGCTAGCCCTGCAGAAAGGTTGCGTTGCCGTGGCGTGCATGTCCGGCAAGGTCTCTGCAGAGGGCCCTGCGGCGGAGACAGGGACATGAATGACCCCGGTCAGTGGGTCGCTCCTGGCCGGTCACCGCGCTTGCTCGCTTGCGGCAGGGCTAGCTCATCATCAGTGACACGGGCGACACGAAATCGATCTGATCCCCGTCGCTATCGGGATGCTAATTCAATTCACCTACTAATTTCCGTGTCCCTGACGGTTTGTTCGATGGGTTTTGTTTTGCAGTGGCGGTGGGAGAGCGTCGTGCTCGGCAGcggcttcctcttcttcctcctcgtcacCCGCTTCATCGTAAGTGCTGGAGTAATAGCTCCCATTTTTCTCTATTATGGAGCAGACCTCACGCACCTTTTCCCAACTGCGTGGTCCGTTCTTGCTCGAGATGAAGAGTTCAAGTCCCTCCTAATTTCCCCCCTGAAGTAGTGTGAGGGGTATACTAGCATTAACTGCTTGGTAGGAAAGGTTAGGCATGACAGCCCTTGGGAAATGCCTGGTCCAATCATACTAAAAGCAGCACTATAGGAGGACCACAAGAGAGAATCGACGAATCGTAGGAGGAAACTGCGATGACGTATACTTGAAATGGCCTCTCATGGGAGAATCATTTAGTATAATTGAGGTGGTCTCTAAtggtctttcaaaaaaaaaagaatctttttttttcttttccttacTTTATGTATAATTGACCATGACGTAATACCTCCCTTTGTACCAAGATCGTGACTCGAGATAGCCGGCTTGATGGTATTTGGGGAGTTGCTTTTACAATTTTCAAATAACGCATCCCAATCCAACTAGATATTCAACTCCAGCTCTTGGGTAGAGTTGAGATGGATTACTGCATTGGTTTGTCCTAATAAttattggaaaaagaaaaggatatGTTGGAGTACTTTTTTTATTCAAAATCCTCTAACATGATAGTTGAGATGCTATAAGCTCGGTTTGCCTTATTAGGACAAAGTAGCTGTCCAGACAAAATGCTTGGTAATCTATGCAATGTTTTGAAGAAACAAATATCCCATCCACAGCAATAATTGAGAAACAAATAATCGTGTGGTTTCAGAAAGAGTAGATAGCAACGTCCGAGTAGTCAAGCGAGACTCTAGCCTGGTGAATCCGTGACTGCTACTGCAGTCTGCAGGTATAGCCGTGGTCACTGCCTCACAGCCACAGCCCGTGTGCTAGAGATGCAACAAAGAGGAGTTTGTCATGTCATGACTTGGAGCCACATGCACACATGACTGACATAAGGACGCCATCTCGTGACCTGATTCTGGGGGGCGACAATGGAATCGATCCGTCACTCCATCAGGCCCTTTTGGATAGCAGCGTGCAGATGCATCGCCGACGCGATAATCTGCCCAAGTTTGGCTTCTTCTATCGGACATCTCCCTATCCCGCACATCCTTTTTTTCCCCCCAAATGAAAAGATTAGCCTGCATAATCCAATTTGACCTCTTTTTATCGCTTGCCTTTGCGCCTGAAAAACAAGAACAACCCGTGTCGTGTCAAGATACTAATGATAGAGGAGGCACAGAGTTTGACTCAGGCTTAGAACGTACAACTTAGGAATTAGGATCCCTGTCCGTGCGGCTTCAGTGGGGCCGTTGCATGATTGCATGAGACATACGCAGCAGCTTTTGCTAGAAAAAGCTTTTGACTTCCGTGTGCATCAGTTTCAAAGATCCAGGTTCATGTTCATGGGTAGTGAAAAGAATGAGCAATAATTGCAAAAGGCCAATGTCCACCAGCGAAACTGCATTTTTTAGTGTAGCAACTTTTTCATATAAGAACCGTCAGGGAAAAGCCGCACTGGAGAACATTGGACCCCTCTATATTGTCGCAAGCAGAAGTTGTTCTTAAAAGTGGTGTAATATCGGCTGATTAATTAGTCCAAGTTTCCCAATCGTCTTGTTCCTTGGCGTGATTAATAATTATTTATTAAATTTTAAAAATTATTGCGTATTTTAACACAGGACTTCCAAGTGTAAAGTTGCGAAGGTTAATGTGATCTTGTTTTGACAGAGCAAGAGGCGGCCCAAACTGTTCTGGATATCCGCGGCGGCGCCACTGACTTCGGTCGTCCTTGGGAGTGTCCTGGTGTACCTCACTCATGCTGAAAACCATGGCATCCAAGTGGTGAGCACAACTTCCGAATTCTGTCGGATACAAGCATGGCATCGTAAACAAAAAATGAACATTCAGTAGAAATAGTTACTGATGTATGATTCCTTTTTCCTAGATTGGTTACCTGAAGAAGGGTCTGAACCCACCATCAGTGACAAGCCTGCAGTTCTCGCCACCTTACATGATGCTCGCGCTGAAGACCGGGATCATCACCGGAGTCATTGCCCTCGCTGTAGGGCTACTATCCCTGTCTCACTAGTTACATGTCTCAGAAGTTTCATTGATAGCCCAAGTACTTACAGTGGTTTGCTCGTACTGTCAAATGCAGGAAGGCATTGCAGTAGGGAGGAGCTTCGCAATGTTCAAGAACTACAACATTGAtggcaacaaggagatgatcgCCATCGGAACGATGAACGTCGTCGGATCATTCACATCCTGCTACCTCACCACCGGTAATTTTCCGGTGCTAGATTCAGTCAGATTATGAAACAAGTACAGGATTCAGAATACCTTGTTGCTAATAAAATCATTTGCATGATGTGCATGCCAGGCCCGTTCTCGCGGTCCGCCGTGAACTACAACGCCGGGTGCAAGACGGCCATGTCGAACGTGGTCATGTCGCTGGCGGTGATGCTCACGCTGCTGTTCCTGACCCCGCTGTTCCACTACACCCCGCTGGTGGTGCTGTCGGCGATCATCATCTCGGCGATGCTGGGGCTGATCGACTACCAGGGCGCCATCCACCTGTGGCAGGTCGACAAGGTGGACTTCTGCGTCTGCATGGGCGCCTATCTCGGCGTCGTCTTCGGCAGCGTCGAGATCGGCCTGGTCGTCGCGGTCTCCATATCCATCCTCCGGGTGATGCTGTTCATCGCGCGGCCGAGGACGACGGTGCTCGGCAACGTCCCCAACACGATGACCTACCGGAGGATGGACCAGTACACCACGGCGCAGACGGTGCCCGGCGTCCTGGTGCTGCGTATCGACGCGCCCATCTACTTCACCAACGCCAGCTACCTGCGAGAGAGGTAATAAGCAACTGATTGATGAACTGAAGAAGTTAAAAGGCGGCTCAGAACGGATGACAAGGACGATCCGGTGACCTTACTAAAACTCGTGTTCTGATGGTCAGGATCTCGCGGTGGATCGACGAGGAGGAAGAGCGCACCCAGGGCAAGGGCGAGATGGGCGTGCAGTACGTTGTCCTTGACATGGGTGGTGAGTTGTCGCCTTTTGTCTGATGAACTCTGAAACTCTGCATCAGAAACAAACACCTGAGCATTGCATCTTTCTGCGAATGCGTGGCATGGAGCATGGCCTGATGATACACGTATCTGTCTTTCTTGTTACTGCAGCCGTCGGTAGCATCGACACGAGCGGGACAAGCATGCTGGATGAACTCAAGAAGAAATTGGAACGAAGGGGCATGCAGGTAAGAGCAAAAGCAGTAACACCGCGCCTTGTTCTGAACTTGAAGCGAGCTCTGAGATGTCATGGCATGAACCTTGGCTGATTCAGTCCTCTTCGTTTCCGCCGTGCCCTTTTCAGATCGTGCTGGCGAACCCTGGCAGCGAGATCATGAAGAAGCTGGACAGCTCCAAGGTGCTCGAGCTGATCGGCCACGAGTGGATCTTCCCGACGGTGGGGGAGGCCGTGTCGTCGTGCGACTACGTGCTGCACTCGCACAAGCCCGGCGTGGTCATGGACAGTGCGGCCGCCCGCGAGAGCATGGTCTGAACGGGAAGGACGACGGCGACACGGTGTGTGCAGATGTAATAGTTGAGTGAGTCTGACGACACGAGCTGTCAGCAAGCAAGCCGAGATATAAATATATACCAGCATCTCGAGTATTGTACTGGTGCATTGCCAAGGAAACCACAGAAATCCAATCAAATCCATTCTCACTACTGGCTGGCCGCTGGAGGAATTCAAACGCGAAATCAGGAGGAATTCAAACGCAAACTCAGGAGAGGAATTCAAATGCGAGTGCATTGTCGATGAGATTGACGCAAAAATCCATTTGGGCCTGGCCTGCGTAGACGCAGGGTAGTTGCTACCTGATAATCTGCACGCTGCTGACCTACGGTCAGTTATGTGGCAGCGATAACAGACATCTTTCGTGACTACCAAAACTGAATGATCTCCTGATGTGGgtatgttgcattgcatgattGATCTGCATGGCAGGATGTAGGATCATCACATGTCACATGTCAGTTCATCGCAAAAGCACTCATTGTTGAGAACATCAGATTTCAGTTAGCAGGAGAGCGATAGTAAAGGATGAATTGTCAATGGGCCTCCACGCGCCTACTGTATCAATTCGTCTCTGATCTTCAGAGAGGCCCAATAGAGCCCTCAGTCCGATCTAGGTCCATGTGATCCGTTTCTTCGGCCGAAAGGGCAGTCAGCCGAGACAAAATTGGAGGAGTCcaatggcgggcggcggcgagggtttgccGTCGCTGGCCCGGCCTTGCAACGCCTCTCGTGTCTCCACACCCCCCCTCAACGGGGACCGGCAGCGCCATCACTTGCCACGCGCGTCGCCTCCCTCGCCCTAGGAGCTGGTTGCAGAATCGGTAGCGGCCTGCATTCCAATTAGTCTTCTCAAGGTGGAAGTGGAAGTCAAGACAAATATTTAATTATTTCGCCAAGCAGCGGGTGGATTGATGCTTGCTATGGTAGTATTACTGGACGGTAAATGGCAGCGGCTGGTTTACTCATCTCATCTCCCATATGCTTCTCGCATTGATTGGTATACATGTCACGTTGAGGAAATAGCTTTGTTAGACATTCAACAGGCCTTGAGTTTGAGTAGCGAAAATGAtaattgttgctgctgctgaacTCTAATTGGTAATTCTCCATAGCTCTTCTTCTGGAGTTTAATTGCTTTGTCTGCAGAGGGCGGTATTTTTCATGCAGGGAGGAAAATGCATTTATataatttccttaaattctagttttttttttcatctCTGAATGTAGGAACTAGGAAATTCATCGTATTGTAAGAGCAAGTTAGCTTGGTCTTCCATGCTGTTCTATATGACGTctcaaaattcaacaacgccTAGTCTTCTATAGGGATCACGGTTAGTAAAGCGGTGTCCTATTCATGGTTATTTTTCAGTGCCCAAGTGAGTATCAAGGACAGCACCAATCAAGTGATTACACGATGATTTCTTATTTCTGTCCCCTGCAGACAAGCTCGTATACTCAGAAATTTTGTGTCAGCAAATTGACCAAGTCGCTTTACATTTTATTGGACCGGCTCTTATTGTTCTTTAAGTTAGGACTGCTGCTGGGAGCTTTCTGATCTTTGCATACAACATTTGATAGGGTGCGATAAGCTCTCCAAATGCATTATTTCCTTGAATCTACTCATCCTGCCTCTCAAATTTGAAGATTATATACTCCTCAATAAATTTTGCATTTGGTCCAACTATGTTATTCACTAACCACTTTGTCAGTCTGAGTGAAGTGTGTGCCTGGGAGATATGCTGCTATTCCCTTCCAACTGTCAACAATCTTGTACTTCATCATATATCAGTGAATATTAGCTACGATACAGGACAAATTATTGTGAACAGAAGATTATTGCTTAGAAAGTACATTATTCATGTACAACTTCAGAGGTCAACAATTGTCATTTGTCTTATGGATCTCTTGGATTTTTCTTTAAGAAGCATCATCCGTATCCACAGGACTCTCAGCACCTTCTGTGAGGACAGTTGCTTGGCTTATCTCTGTTTTGGAAAAACAAATTGGAGGTTTGACGTCTGCCTTGGACCAATCTCAGCCCTCCGGGGCCGATCTGATGGTTGACAGTGAGGGTGGGCATCTGGCCTTCTGCTCACAGAATATTTTTTATTGGCATCTAGTTTTTTTAAGGCAAGACTGTGCTCATATCTCATTAGCACAGATTCACAATGAAATATCTCCCAGTATCATAGATCCCCATGTTATGTTAGATAGTCTGTTTTTTAGTTTAACCTACTTTTAGTGTCCTGACTACTGTTGTAGTGATGTTAAAAATTGTGAATGACAACAGTTCATTTTATGATGAAATCAGGTTATCGCAAGATTCAAAGATGACAAATCCTTGTTGCGCGTTTGGGAATCAAATCTTCCCACTCTCTTTCACAAGATCGCTGCGGTTCAGAGACATGATTTCTGGTCAGTTGTCCATGCTATAACAGGTCAGGTTTGTTACAATGCTATACTATTCATGTGGTCCTGGATCTTGATCACGCGCGACATATGTAACTAGTCCTTGCGTACATTGCTTGTTGCAGGCTTGGTTTTCTCTTTTAAGCAGGAGCATGGCAACTGCAGAAGTTGGATGGACCACTCGAGACGTTTTTCTTTGGAAGGTTCAGAGATGGCAAGAATCCAGCCCTCGCGTGGCTGTACGTATGCAGAAGCACTTTAAGTGAGGAAAGACTGTCGCCTGGCCTCTTGCTACGTTGCTCAGATTTTGCATCTTTAGTTTTTGGTTTAAGTTCTTCTCGTTGTTGCAGCAGCTTGATAATTTGCTAGGACAATTTCTACTGTGTTCATATGGTATGGGCCTTACCAGGTGTGCTGATAGTTTACGGTTGCCAATTGCAATCATATTCATAGGCAGACTCAATAGAGTTCATATAACAGTTTTTATTCTTTCTGTGTAAGCGATTCTAGCTTATGTGGCTTACAAATCCCGTAGGTTTTATGCAGCACCATAACTGTAGGAACGGACTTCTATAAGGTCTGCTAGTTATTATGTATTGAAATATCATGTTGTTTTACTGTTAGAATTAAATGGGGTGATGAGAGTATACATGTTGTAAAGGGCATACTACATGCTACACTTTGGGCTTTCATGGCACGCTCATGTCGCCATGAACTGTGAGCCAGATTCCAAGGTTTTGTCAATGATGGTCATTTGATGCGTTTATCAATACTGGGCCACTGGGGGGTCCAgttggagagagagagatactTTTACGACAACAGAAACGGTGTATGCAGGGTAATGCAGAGGTAGAGAGAGAAATGGAGCTGTAGGGATTGGGACAAAAGGTTGGAATGGCAGCAGAGAGTGACAGAGTGTGCGACTGTGTGTGCATGGGAAAAGGATGCTGACAAAGAGAGTGATAGTGTGCAT from Panicum hallii strain FIL2 chromosome 9, PHallii_v3.1, whole genome shotgun sequence includes:
- the LOC112876777 gene encoding sulfate transporter 3.1-like — encoded protein: MGGGSAEANGGGSAAGARVPVPPARPFLDTFRANLKETFFPDDPFRSVVRERGAARRTLAALRYFFPFFEWAPAYTLGAFKADLIAGITIASLAIPQGISYAKLANLPPILGLYSSFVPPLVYALMGSSKDLAVGTVAVASLLIGSMLSSEVSPTENPALYLHLALTATFFAGVFQASLGLLRLGFIVDFLSHATIVGFMGGAATVVCLQQLKGILGLERFTTSTDVVSVMDSVFSQTHQWRWESVVLGSGFLFFLLVTRFISKRRPKLFWISAAAPLTSVVLGSVLVYLTHAENHGIQVIGYLKKGLNPPSVTSLQFSPPYMMLALKTGIITGVIALAEGIAVGRSFAMFKNYNIDGNKEMIAIGTMNVVGSFTSCYLTTGPFSRSAVNYNAGCKTAMSNVVMSLAVMLTLLFLTPLFHYTPLVVLSAIIISAMLGLIDYQGAIHLWQVDKVDFCVCMGAYLGVVFGSVEIGLVVAVSISILRVMLFIARPRTTVLGNVPNTMTYRRMDQYTTAQTVPGVLVLRIDAPIYFTNASYLRERISRWIDEEEERTQGKGEMGVQYVVLDMGAVGSIDTSGTSMLDELKKKLERRGMQIVLANPGSEIMKKLDSSKVLELIGHEWIFPTVGEAVSSCDYVLHSHKPGVVMDSAAARESMV